The stretch of DNA CTTAATCTTTTGTGCGTTCGGTTTCGCCTTAACGTTCTTCTTGAAATCACACCACTCCGTTGCCACCAATGAAGAGAGGCATGCCGCATGATAATTATTTTATTAATTTTAGCCACACTCATTTTTGCGGGTGTCATGATTTTTAGTCCCAATAGTGTGCAACGAACCATTTGGGTGACGGGCAGTTTTATCGTGATTGCTGGCTGCCTCATCGCTCTCGTTTTAAACGATAATTACCACTGGGGGATGCGGGCCGTCAGTGAAACTCAGACCCAAACCCTAATCCCACTTCAATCTAAGCAACGCGCACTGGGCAGTCGCCGGCTTGGAACGGGACATGAACGCGTGCTGATTTACCGCACTGCTCAACTGCCCACTAAGATACAAAAAACGACCACCCATGCCACAACGACTCATGTCACAACTGGCAAAGTGGCCGAAGTCCAAACCACCACCAAACGTTGGCAATATCGGAATCACTTGGCAAGAATCTTATTTAACTTAGGTAAAGATCAGCAGCAATTTGCCAGCCGACATTACACGTTCAAGCTACCAGCAACCTGGCATATCGTCACGTTGTCGACAACAAAATAAGCTTAAAAACGGTCAGTCAATTTACTTTGGCTGACCGTTTTTAGCTTATTTTGATATTGGATCTACTACTAACTTAGTGCAGTCGCAACCAAATTAAGCGGACACTTATAAATGCGACAAGACCCAGCTCAGCCTTTTAATAAAAACGAAATCAAAATTAAGGCGGTCGTCACTTGCAGCATCCCAACGCCCAAGCCGTATAATGCTAGCCGTTTGCCTGCTCGCAAGAAATTAACCAAGTTTAAGCGCAATCCAATTGCGGCTAAAGCGATAATTTCAAACCAACTGCTGATTGTATGCACTGATACACTCAAGAAGGCCGGTAAGGTGAAGAGACTGTTTAACCCACATAGAATTAGGAAACCAGCGACATACCAAGGCAACCAATGACCGTTCCCATTGCCGCTCACGACGGCTTCATCCGCCACTTCCTTTTCAAGCGATCGCTGATGTAGGCGACCAAAGATGAGGACGACCACGACCAACATCATGATCCGCATGATCTTAAAAATCGTCGCAAATTGAACCGTTGCCTGATTAACCATACTAGCCGCCGCCACAACTTGCCCAACGGATTGCAAGGTGCCACCAATCAGGGCGCCCTTTAAGATGGTCTGGCCGCCGAATAAGCTTGTTCCTAACCACGGCAATGTGAGCATTAACACAGTCCCCATCAAGTTGACCAATGTAATGACGGTCCCTTTGTCGTCTTCATCCGCTTCAATGACTGGTGCAATCGACGCAATCGCTGAAGATCCACAGACGGCATTCCCGCCAGCCATCAAAAGTCGCATGGATTGACTAAAACCCAGCCGCTTGCCCAACCAAAGTGCTCCCAGGATCGTCACGGTCATTTGAATCAAAATAAAGCCAACGCCCCAGCCCCCGATTTGACCAATGGTTTGAACCGTCATCGTCGCACCCAGTAACATAACCGAATATTCCAGCAATTTACTTTCCGCAAACTTTGTACCACTGGCTAGTTGCGGTTGTCGCAACACAGTGTTGCCTAACAAAATACCAAGTAAAATTGCAATCGTTGCCGCACCTAAGGCTGGCACCCGCTGTGCAACTAATTGACTAACCAACGCAATGGCTAAACTCGTCAGCAAGCCCGGTAAAATCTCTTTAACTTTCATCAATTCAAACTCCCTCGTCGTTTCGATAAAACTTATTATACTGGGCTAGTAATCATTTGAGAAATAAATTATTATGATAGTTACTATTAAAATTATTAATCGAGGGAGCTGACTAACAATGCTCAAACAATTGGCAACATTTAAGGCAGTCTACGAGACGCGTAACTTTTCACAGGCCGCCGAACAACTATTCATCTCACAACCGACTGTCTCCAGCCAAATCAAACAATTAGAAACTGACCTACAGACACGACTATTCAACCGCAATGGCCGACAAGAAATTCAACCCACCGCGAGTGGCACCGTCCTTTATCGCCAAGCTCAAAAGCTACTCGAAGCTTGGGATACCACTAAACTAGCGGTCCAAGCGACAAGCCAGGCCCTGCCAACAACTATTCGACTGGGGGCTTCACATACCACCGCTAGTCTTATTTTACCCGGCTTGCTAACACAGTTGGCACCGCTCAGTGATCACTTTAATATTGAAGTCAGTTTGGCTAATTCTGCCGATATTCTGACCCAAATGACGCAACACCACTTAGATTTTGGCCTAGTTGAAAAACCACTTGTCACAGATCAATTGGCACGCTTAGCCTTTGGTCATGATGAATTGGTCCATGCCGGCCAATTTGACCAGCCACTTTGGTTATTACGTGAACCAAATTCTGGCGTACGTCATTACACCAATGCGTATTTAAAAGCTCAAAATATCCAGCCAACCACAACGATGATCATTCATAGCAATCAATTAATCGCAGACTTGCTGGCAGAAGGCATCGGCCAAACGATTATTTCAAAGCAAGTCTTAGCAGCAACTGTACCAGTGGAACCCTTGGCACCCAACTATCAGCGCCAATTTTTCCTGCTAACACCCACAACGGTTAAACCGGCTCTTAAACCCTTGCAAGCGAAAATCATCACGTATTTACAAAATAATGACTAACCAAAAATAAGACTAGCAACGGCTCAAAATAATAGCGTCGTTGCTAGTCTTATTTTTCATGATAATGATTAATTAACGATCTGTTGCCATTGTTCCCAAACTGCGGCATCGCCATACGCTTGACTACTTTGATAAGCGCCGTCGATCAACCGCTGCTGACGTTTCGAATTTTCAATGGCGCGCTTCATCCCAGCTGCCAGCTGATCAATGGCCCCATCTTTAATCAGATAGCCGTTCTTGCCATCTTTCACGACATCACGAGGACCATAATTTACATCATAGGCGATGACGGGCACCCCATGACCAAGCGCTTCGATCAATGATAACGGTTGGGCATCACTTTCACCCGCATAAACGTACGCGCCAGCGTGATCATAGACCTGACCTAAATTGGGCTGATAGCCCTCAAAAGTCACAACTTTGGTTAATTTCAACTTGGCAACTTGGGCCTTTAACTCATCCAAGGCCGAGCCATAGCCATAAATCGCCAAGGTTGCATCCTTGACGCCACGTTTAACGCGGTCAAATGCTGTGATAATTTGATCCACCCGGCGGCCTTGATCGACCCGACCAGTATAAATAATTTGGTGCGCATGCCGCTCAGCTAATGGCACCTTTGGCCGTGCCAGTTGATTAGCTGACACCACCCCAGCCGAAATCGCATAGATTGGGCGTGGCGATTGACCACCTAACCATTGTCCTAAATCCCGGCGCTGTTGATCTGTACTTGTAATAATGCCATCTAACGCGGTCAAATGCTGATGAATACCATAAACATAAGCATTATTCAAATTTGAATAAACCTGATCACGTGGATCGTTGGCATGGGGCGTCGGCAACCAAAGATACTTGCGAGCCGGCGTTTGCATATTAATCACCGGCCATTGAGCAGCCAGCGGTCGATCAGCGATAAAGGTATTTTGAGTGCCATTTTCACGATTGAGTTCATCTAAGAAGAAACGATACCATTCTTGTTCGCCATTAAAATAATAATCTTGACCGTGATAATCGATCAATTTGCACAATGACACATAATTGGCGCCAGCCGTATTGTGTGCATAATATTCTTCCGCAAAACGAGTGCCATTTGGTCGATAATATAATGCCGTAATGACTTCGCCGGTGGGTCCATAGAATTCATCACGGGCCTTAAATCCCCGTTCATCATAATCTGTCCGTTGTGCCAAGTTACCAAAGGAATCAAAAACTTCAATAAAGTAAACATGCCCAACCGTACTCGGGACAAAGTGAACTTTGGCCACTAAGCGATCCCCCTCGACTACTTCGCTAACGTTCGGATTAGGTTTGATATTATAGGCACGCGGAAAATTCAAATCATCAATTTTGATGACCTTAGTGGGATAAGTCAAGGTGCCACGAAAATAATCAAATAAGTTTGTCATTTGATCATCCGTCAAGTTAAATCGACGCATGTTTTGATGTAACAACGCATCAAATTGACGTGTGACCATGGTCGCCGCCACTTGATGATGCTTAAACAGCTGGAGTCGTTTAAATTCAGCATGTTCAACGCCTGAATTTAGCGCCATTAAATATTGATTAACAAAGAAAAACATCTCACGACTCCTCACTTTCCGTTTGATAAAAGGACTTGGCAGCCGCCATTAGCGGTTCCCACTGCGCCCAAACTGCTTTAGGACTGTACCGGTCAGCGTCCAAATAAGCTTGCGCGCTATAGGCTTGTAGGCGTTGCGGATCACTAAGTAACTTGATCATCGCCGTAGCTAGTGCCTCGATATTGTCCACTGGCACCAAATCGCCATCTTGACCATCGCGAATAATATCACGCGGCCCGTACTTCACATCATAAGCAATCTGTGGCACACCATGTGATTGACCTTCTAACAAAGCTAATGCAAAGCCCTCGGCTCGTGATGTCAGCATTGCCAATTGGGCATGGTCATAAACCGGTGCCAAATCTTGGGTGTAATCATTAAAAGTCACCGCATCCGTTAACTTCAAATCACGAACTAACTGTTTTAATTCTTTGCCCGTATCCCCATTTGCGTAACCCCAAAAGTCTAAGGTCGTCTTTGGTAACTGAGCATGCACTTTTTTAAACGCTCGTAAAACATGGCTTTGTTGTTTTTCTTCGGATAATCGTGCCACAAAAATAATCTTGCCCGGTGTGCGGCTTGACCACTTTGGATGAGGCGCTTTTAAAGTGGCCTCTGAAACAATCCCCACTGGAATCGTATATACAGGGGTTTGGTTGCCATAACGGTCAACAAAATCGGCAGTCTGTTGTGACGTCGCCGTAATAACCCCATTCCATGCGGATAAATTATTTAATGCATAGGAATAATTATAATTAAGGGTCGCCGTTTTCGGATGATCGGGATCATTCACATGATTACTGTGCAAGTGCATTACTTTGAACGCTTTGGTCTGCATTTGCAACGCTGAATAAGCCAATTCATAAGTCCGATCAATCACAAATACGGCTTGTGGCGTTTCCCGATTGAGTTCATCTAAGAAAAAGGTCGTCATGTGTTGCTCCCCAATAAAGGACCAATCTTGACCATGATAGTTAATGAAGCGATATAAGGAATTTTGTGTCACATTTTGACGATTGGGTAAGTGATACGTCTGATAAACCACGGCACCCTCAGGATTGAAAACTTGTTCTGTCGCGACTTGACCATCAAACGTATAAAACTGTTCCAGACCTTTGAATCCCCGAGTATCATACCAGTCAGTCTTCACCAACTTACCGTTCTGATCGTAAGTCTGCACATTATTGATTTGTTTATATTCTGGTGCGAACAAATTGACCCGCATCAGTAATTGATCTTGTAAATAAACATTGTAATTATGTTCTTCAGCTTGTACTCGTAAATTTTTGGGCAAATGTAAGTCGTCGATTGTTAGTTTGACCGGCTTAAAATCTGTCGACTGTTGAATAAAATCGAATAAGTTAATCTGATTGTTTTCAGCGATTCCAGCCGCTTTTAAGGTTTGATGTAGTGACAGTGAAAAGAACCGCGTCACTAATTTAGCCGGCACTTTTTTCTCATTAAATAGTGCGAGCCGTTTCATTTCAGCATGTTCAATGCCGGATTTTTTCGGATTAATACTAGTATTCACAAAGTAATACATTCTCTCGCCTCTCAAATATGTCATAGTGGTTAGCGTTGTCGATTATAGCAAACTTCCTTGATTTTTTAAGGCTTTAGGACGTCAATTTAACCCTTTTCTACAATATTTAAGCGGCCCTTTGGTAAAGCAAATAGCCAAAATAACAGTTTAAGCGCCGTTTATTGATGAAACTTTTAATAAATTGTGATGAAATTGTTAAATTGTTACAACAAGTTACAATAATCGCTTTTTATTACAAAAGTCCTGCAAACTGTAACTTGCCGTTTATTGTCTTGCAACACAGGGCGTCTATACTTAGCGTCGTTGTTTAGTAAATGCATCGAAAGCATTCGCTAAACCAGTAATTAAAAAATGACTAGTTATTCAATCGCAAACATACAGGAGTGAACTAATTTTTATGAAGATTAAAAGTATACTATTATCATCCGTAGCTGCCACTGGTTTATTTGCCATCGGAACCACGATTGCAAACGCCGATACCGTTACCGTTAAGGCCGGCGATACCGTCAGTGCCATTGCAGAAACGCACAAGACAACGGTAGCTGCGATCCAAAAAGCCAACAAATTAAAGAACGTTAATTTGATTTTTGTTGGTGACAAATTAGAAGTTAATGGCACTACCGCTAAAACAACTACTGTCACGGCAACCTTACCATCAAGTGCCGCTAGCCAAAGCAACGCTGCCAGTGCCAGCTCAACTTCGACAACCAGTGTTGCCAGTCAAAGCAGCGCAACCAGCGCTAGTTCAACTTCAACGACCAGTGCTGCGAGCCAAAGTAGCGTTCAATCAGCAGCTTCGACTTCAACGACTAGTGCAGCTAGTCAAAGTAGCGCAACGAGTGCTAGTTCAACCTCATCAAGTGCTGCCAGTCAAGCGAGCCAAAGCTCTGCTAGTGTCAGTGCGGCGTCAAGTTCAACCCCTAGCTCCGCTGCCAGTCAATCTTCAACTTCGACCGCAACGTCTGCTTCAACGACGAACTTGAGCTACTCAACCAACGCTAGTTCCAGCAATGCTACTAGTGCAACTACGACGACTAGCACAACAACTTCAACGAGTTCAAGCTCTGAAGCATCTGCTAAGGCTTGGATTGCCAACAAGGAATCCGGTGGCTCATACACTGCTTCTAATGGGAACTATTATGGTAAGTATCAATTGACTAAGTCATTATTGAATGGTGATTTGTCAGCTGCTAACCAAGAATCCGTTGCTAATGCTTACGTGACGTCCCGTTACGGTTCATGGACCGCTGCTAAGACGTTCTGGGAAGCTAACGGTTACTACTAAAATCAAAAGTTAATCAATCGGAGTCTGGGACAAAACCTAGGCTCCTTTTTTGTGATCTCTGATCCTTATCGTCGCTTATCGAAACGCACTAGGACGCTGTTGAAAGGCTTGCTTAAACACCGTACTAAAATACGCTGCCGACTGAAATCCACAGGCCGTCGCAATGTCACCAATACTCAAGTGAGTCGTTTGCAATAACTTTTTTGCCTGCGCCAATCGGACTTGTTTCAGATGAGCCATGGGAGTCTGCCCCGTTACTTGTTGATAAACATGATGTAAATAGTACGGCGCACCATGCGCGAGTTGGGCTAATCTCGTTAAATCCAAAGGCGCTTGATAATGGGTGGCAATAATCTGATTGATTTCATGCACCCATTCGTCTGTCGATACCAGCTCACCCGTTGGACGACAACGTTTGCACGGCCGAAAGCCGGCTTGCATAGCTGCCGATACAGTTGAAAATAACCGCAAATGGTCTCGTTTTGGTAACCGTGAGTGGCAACTTGGGCGACAAAAAATACCAGTACTCGTCACCCCATAATAAAATTGGCCGTCCTGCGTCACATCGTTACTCTGAATGGCCTGCCAACGTTGGTCCGTTAGTTTCAACATTAAAGTGCACCCCCTGCATTAAATTATACGGCAATTTAAGCGGCAGTCCATCATCGTTTGGTTTAAAAAGCAAGATTTTGAAACTTTTTCCGGCCTATTTCTGCTATACTGACGCTAAATTTATTTTTGGAGGAAACGAACATGCAACTCACACTATCGCAAGTAACGATCAATCAACAAACTTTTTGGCTAGGCAGTACCTTACAAGGCTTGGCCTTCGTTGGGCGTGCCAATGGTCCAGCCAATGAGTGGCGTGACTTGCTCCCAACCGCCACCAGTCAGATTGATCCTGCAGCGAATCAAGTCGCTGGCCGAGCACTCGCCGATTATCTGAATGGTCAGAAAACTGAATTCTCACTACCATTGGATCTGTCCCATGGGACACCTTTTCAACAACAAGTCTGGCAAGCCTTACGCGAAGTCCCTTACGGCGCCACTTGGACCTATTCAGAATTAGCACATAAACTGCAACGACCGACCGCGACACGCGCCATTGCTTCAGCCGTTGGACGCAATCCCCTTTTGATGGTGGTTCCTTGCCATCGGATCGTTCGTAAAGATGGGCAGTTAGGCGGCTATCGCGGCGGTTTAATCATGAAACAGCAGTTACAACAATTGGAACGGGTTAACCCCACGGAATCCGGTTGCAAACGGCACTAAACTACGCCATAATTAACCTAATCTAATTTATTGGGGGCAACAACATGCTATCGGTAGCGCATATCAGTAAAGATTTTGGGACACTGCATGCACTTAAAGACGTTTCTTTTGATGTCCATGACGGGGAAATCATGGGCTTAATTGGTCAAAACGGTGCCGGAAAATCAACGACCTTTCACAGTATTTTAAACTTTTTGAAATTCAACGGTGCCATCACTTGGAACGGCCGACCATTGACCGCAGAAGACTATAATCAAATTGGTTATTTGCCAGAAGAACGTAGCTTAATGCCCAAGTTGACCATTACCCAACAAATCGTTTATTTAGCACGACTTAAAAATCAACCAGCTAAAGTGATCAAGCCTAAAATTAACGACTGGATGCAACGTTTTGCAGTCAAAGGTCAACCCACAGATAAAATCAGTAAACTGTCAAAAGGGAATCAGCAAAAGGTTCAACTGATCTGCACCTTGATTCACGATCCTCAACTGATCATCCTCGATGAACCCTTTAGCGGCCTCGACCCGGTTAACTCTGACTTATTAAAACAAGCCATTTTAGCAGCAAAGCAACGTGGGGCAGCCATTATTTTTTCAAGCCACGACATGAGTAACGTCGAGGAAATCTGTGATTCGTTAGTGATGCTACGTAACGGCGAATTGATCCTAAAAGGAAAAATCAATGCTGTTCGCAATCAATTTGGCCGTACCCGTTTGTTTTTAACAACGCCTTGGACCACAGATCAATTAGCGGCCTTACCCGATGTCGCCTCAGTCAAAGCTCTGGGTGACCAACGCTATCGACTGCAATTAACCACTGCCGATGCCGGTCCTGCAATCTTTGCAGCGGTGACACATGGCGACTACATTCAAGAATTTAGTCAACAACCACCAACCTTGGACGAAATTTTCCGAACTGAAGCTGGAGGTGTTGACCATGAATAAGACTTGGATCGTCACTAGCGAAACCTATTTACGCCAAACCAAATCATGGAGTTTCCTAATGCTGGTACTCATGCCGTTTTTATTTATCGGGATGACGTTTGGGATTACTTACGTCGCCACGCCGAATAAGAGTAAAAGTGACATCGCCGTTGTCAGCACCAACTC from Lactiplantibacillus brownii encodes:
- a CDS encoding DUF4811 domain-containing protein; the encoded protein is MIIILLILATLIFAGVMIFSPNSVQRTIWVTGSFIVIAGCLIALVLNDNYHWGMRAVSETQTQTLIPLQSKQRALGSRRLGTGHERVLIYRTAQLPTKIQKTTTHATTTHVTTGKVAEVQTTTKRWQYRNHLARILFNLGKDQQQFASRHYTFKLPATWHIVTLSTTK
- a CDS encoding YeiH family protein — encoded protein: MKVKEILPGLLTSLAIALVSQLVAQRVPALGAATIAILLGILLGNTVLRQPQLASGTKFAESKLLEYSVMLLGATMTVQTIGQIGGWGVGFILIQMTVTILGALWLGKRLGFSQSMRLLMAGGNAVCGSSAIASIAPVIEADEDDKGTVITLVNLMGTVLMLTLPWLGTSLFGGQTILKGALIGGTLQSVGQVVAAASMVNQATVQFATIFKIMRIMMLVVVVLIFGRLHQRSLEKEVADEAVVSGNGNGHWLPWYVAGFLILCGLNSLFTLPAFLSVSVHTISSWFEIIALAAIGLRLNLVNFLRAGKRLALYGLGVGMLQVTTALILISFLLKG
- a CDS encoding LysR family transcriptional regulator; translated protein: MLKQLATFKAVYETRNFSQAAEQLFISQPTVSSQIKQLETDLQTRLFNRNGRQEIQPTASGTVLYRQAQKLLEAWDTTKLAVQATSQALPTTIRLGASHTTASLILPGLLTQLAPLSDHFNIEVSLANSADILTQMTQHHLDFGLVEKPLVTDQLARLAFGHDELVHAGQFDQPLWLLREPNSGVRHYTNAYLKAQNIQPTTTMIIHSNQLIADLLAEGIGQTIISKQVLAATVPVEPLAPNYQRQFFLLTPTTVKPALKPLQAKIITYLQNND
- the asp1 gene encoding accessory Sec system glycosyltransferase Asp1; amino-acid sequence: MFFFVNQYLMALNSGVEHAEFKRLQLFKHHQVAATMVTRQFDALLHQNMRRFNLTDDQMTNLFDYFRGTLTYPTKVIKIDDLNFPRAYNIKPNPNVSEVVEGDRLVAKVHFVPSTVGHVYFIEVFDSFGNLAQRTDYDERGFKARDEFYGPTGEVITALYYRPNGTRFAEEYYAHNTAGANYVSLCKLIDYHGQDYYFNGEQEWYRFFLDELNRENGTQNTFIADRPLAAQWPVINMQTPARKYLWLPTPHANDPRDQVYSNLNNAYVYGIHQHLTALDGIITSTDQQRRDLGQWLGGQSPRPIYAISAGVVSANQLARPKVPLAERHAHQIIYTGRVDQGRRVDQIITAFDRVKRGVKDATLAIYGYGSALDELKAQVAKLKLTKVVTFEGYQPNLGQVYDHAGAYVYAGESDAQPLSLIEALGHGVPVIAYDVNYGPRDVVKDGKNGYLIKDGAIDQLAAGMKRAIENSKRQQRLIDGAYQSSQAYGDAAVWEQWQQIVN
- a CDS encoding glycosyltransferase — its product is MYYFVNTSINPKKSGIEHAEMKRLALFNEKKVPAKLVTRFFSLSLHQTLKAAGIAENNQINLFDFIQQSTDFKPVKLTIDDLHLPKNLRVQAEEHNYNVYLQDQLLMRVNLFAPEYKQINNVQTYDQNGKLVKTDWYDTRGFKGLEQFYTFDGQVATEQVFNPEGAVVYQTYHLPNRQNVTQNSLYRFINYHGQDWSFIGEQHMTTFFLDELNRETPQAVFVIDRTYELAYSALQMQTKAFKVMHLHSNHVNDPDHPKTATLNYNYSYALNNLSAWNGVITATSQQTADFVDRYGNQTPVYTIPVGIVSEATLKAPHPKWSSRTPGKIIFVARLSEEKQQSHVLRAFKKVHAQLPKTTLDFWGYANGDTGKELKQLVRDLKLTDAVTFNDYTQDLAPVYDHAQLAMLTSRAEGFALALLEGQSHGVPQIAYDVKYGPRDIIRDGQDGDLVPVDNIEALATAMIKLLSDPQRLQAYSAQAYLDADRYSPKAVWAQWEPLMAAAKSFYQTESEES
- the apf gene encoding aggregation-promoting factor; translation: MKIKSILLSSVAATGLFAIGTTIANADTVTVKAGDTVSAIAETHKTTVAAIQKANKLKNVNLIFVGDKLEVNGTTAKTTTVTATLPSSAASQSNAASASSTSTTSVASQSSATSASSTSTTSAASQSSVQSAASTSTTSAASQSSATSASSTSSSAASQASQSSASVSAASSSTPSSAASQSSTSTATSASTTNLSYSTNASSSNATSATTTTSTTTSTSSSSEASAKAWIANKESGGSYTASNGNYYGKYQLTKSLLNGDLSAANQESVANAYVTSRYGSWTAAKTFWEANGYY
- a CDS encoding bifunctional transcriptional activator/DNA repair enzyme AdaA, which translates into the protein MLKLTDQRWQAIQSNDVTQDGQFYYGVTSTGIFCRPSCHSRLPKRDHLRLFSTVSAAMQAGFRPCKRCRPTGELVSTDEWVHEINQIIATHYQAPLDLTRLAQLAHGAPYYLHHVYQQVTGQTPMAHLKQVRLAQAKKLLQTTHLSIGDIATACGFQSAAYFSTVFKQAFQQRPSAFR
- a CDS encoding methylated-DNA--[protein]-cysteine S-methyltransferase is translated as MQLTLSQVTINQQTFWLGSTLQGLAFVGRANGPANEWRDLLPTATSQIDPAANQVAGRALADYLNGQKTEFSLPLDLSHGTPFQQQVWQALREVPYGATWTYSELAHKLQRPTATRAIASAVGRNPLLMVVPCHRIVRKDGQLGGYRGGLIMKQQLQQLERVNPTESGCKRH
- a CDS encoding ABC transporter ATP-binding protein; the encoded protein is MLSVAHISKDFGTLHALKDVSFDVHDGEIMGLIGQNGAGKSTTFHSILNFLKFNGAITWNGRPLTAEDYNQIGYLPEERSLMPKLTITQQIVYLARLKNQPAKVIKPKINDWMQRFAVKGQPTDKISKLSKGNQQKVQLICTLIHDPQLIILDEPFSGLDPVNSDLLKQAILAAKQRGAAIIFSSHDMSNVEEICDSLVMLRNGELILKGKINAVRNQFGRTRLFLTTPWTTDQLAALPDVASVKALGDQRYRLQLTTADAGPAIFAAVTHGDYIQEFSQQPPTLDEIFRTEAGGVDHE